In the Telopea speciosissima isolate NSW1024214 ecotype Mountain lineage chromosome 2, Tspe_v1, whole genome shotgun sequence genome, one interval contains:
- the LOC122649702 gene encoding pentatricopeptide repeat-containing protein At1g73400, mitochondrial-like: protein MPMSPFLIVPVVQKPLRANLHIWSSWICCYTSVRNLTALVSPHRLIQAPNFGVLPCTSSHLLTFTYRFFSSYGCVYLPSLQYYQSSAFPAIGALSHSSLLGPPLSFPSCSSRRNLGLLGSLCVLTPLTVFRVFSCSFCSEVLSVDRRIGGCRTNVQDESIAIDSDILYKTIIENSSVERSMEKALDQAGIKLRTELVDEVLRRLHFEEKIAFRFFMWAGHQEGYSHQPQTYNEMFDILSSTKYKVKQFRIVCDMLDYMKRKDRNSVPIEVLLTILRNYTEKHLTHLQKFTKKKRIRVKTQPETNAFNLLLDALCKCSLVEEAEAMFMKIKNKVSPDANTYNILFFGWCRVRNPTRGMRVLEEMIDLGLTPDNFTYTTAIDTFCKAGMVSEAAALFDFMRTKGSTMSSPTAKTYTIMIVALAQSDRIGECFKLLADMRDSGCLPDVSTYKELIEGMCSVGKIEETYRVLEEMGKKGYPPDIVTYNCFLKVLCDLRKADEALILYGRMIEVGCVPSVHTFNMLITMFFEISDSDGAFETWHEMDKRGCLRNTDTYCVMIEGLFGCAKREDACFLLEEVVNKGMKLPYQKFDSFLKQLSLIGDLQAIHRLSEHMRRFYNTAMARRFALSQKRKSMALRRK from the coding sequence ATGCCTATGTCTCCTTTTTTGATTGTTCCAGTTGTGCAGAAACCGTTGCGTGCGAATCTTCATATATGGTCATCATGGATTTGCTGTTACACCTCTGTTAGAAATTTAACTGCTCTTGTATCACCGCATCGGTtaattcaagctccaaattttGGGGTTCTTCCATGTACATCATCGCATCTTTTAACCTTTACATATCGATTTTTTTCGTCTTATGGGTGTGTATATCTACCGTCGTTACAATATTACCAATCTTCAGCATTTCCTGCAATCGGGGCTTTGTCTCATTCATCTCTTCTTGGACCTCCATTGTCGTTTCCGAGTTGCAGTTCTCGTAGAAATCTTGGTTTACTTGGGTCCTTATGTGTATTAACTCCACTTACTGTTTTCCGGGTTTTTTCATGCTCATTTTGTTCAGAGGTTCTTTCAGTGGATCGAAGGATTGGTGGTTGTAGGACTAATGTTCAGGATGAAAGTATTGCCATTGATTCCGATATATTGTACAAAACTATAATAGAGAATTCTAGTGTTGAAAGAAGCATGGAGAAGGCTCTTGACCAGGCTGGCATAAAACTGAGAACTGAACTGGTTGATGAGGTCCTCCGCAGGCTTCATTTTGAGGAGAAGATAGCCTTCAGATTCTTTATGTGGGCAGGTCATCAAGAAGGCTATTCTCATCAACCTCAAACATACAATGAAATGTTTGATATACTTTCCAGTACCAAGTACAAGGTAAAACAGTTTAGAATCGTCTGTGATATGCTGGATTACATGAAGAGAAAGGATAGGAATTCGGTCCCTATTGAAGTTCTCCTCACTATCTTAAGAAATTATACAGAAAAGCATCTGACCCATCTTCAGAAATtcacaaagaagaagaggataaggGTGAAGACTCAACCAGAAACTAATGCTTTTAACTTGTTGTTGGATGCACTGTGCAAGTGTAGTCTGGTTGAGGAAGCTGAAGCCATGTTTATGAAGATTAAGAACAAGGTTAGCCCAGATGCAAACACATACAATATTCTGTTTTTCGGATGGTGCAGAGTGAGAAACCCAACACGAGGAATGAGGGTATTAGAGGAAATGATTGATCTGGGGCTTACTCCTGATAATTTTACTTATACTACTGCCATTGATACATTCTGCAAAGCTGGGATGGTGTCAGAGGCAGCTGCATTATTTGATTTCATGAGAACAAAAGGTTCAACTATGTCTTCTCCCACTGCGAAGACTTACACCATCATGATTGTGGCCCTTGCTCAGAGTGACAGGATCGGAGAATGCTTTAAACTTCTAGCAGACATGAGGGATAGTGGTTGCCTTCCGGATGTTTCAACCTACAAAGAACTGATTGAAGGGATGTGTTCGGTGGGGAAAATCGAGGAAACCTACAGAGTCTTGGAAGAGATGGGAAAGAAAGGCTATCCACCTGATATTGTTACTTATAATTGCTTCCTCAAAGTCCTTTGTGACCTTAGGAAAGCAGATGAGGCACTTATACTTTATGGAAGAATGATTGAGGTAGGGTGTGTGCCTAGTGTGCATACTTTCAATATGCTGATCACGATGTTTTTTGAGATTAGTGATTCGGATGGAGCATTTGAGACTTGGCATGAGATGGATAAGAGAGGCTGTTTACGGAATACTGATACTTACTGTGTGATGATTGAAGGCCTGTTTGGTTGTGCGAAAAGGGAAGATGCCTGCTTTCTCTTGGAGGAAGTGGTGAACAAGGGAATGAAATTGCCATATCAGAAGTTTGACTCGTTTCTGAAGCAGCTATCATTGATTGGTGACCTCCAAGCTATCCATAGACTTTCAGAGCACATGAGGAGATTCTACAACACTGCTATGGCAAGGCGTTTTGCTTTGAGTCAGAAGAGGAAGAGTATGGCTTTAAGAAGGAAGTAA